The Chiroxiphia lanceolata isolate bChiLan1 chromosome 12, bChiLan1.pri, whole genome shotgun sequence genome window below encodes:
- the PSMA4 gene encoding LOW QUALITY PROTEIN: proteasome subunit alpha type-4 (The sequence of the model RefSeq protein was modified relative to this genomic sequence to represent the inferred CDS: inserted 1 base in 1 codon; deleted 1 base in 1 codon) — protein sequence MSRRYDSRTTIFSPEGRLYQVEYAMEAIGHAGTCLGILANDGVLLAAERRNIHKLLDEVFFSEKIYKLNEDMACSVAGITSDANVLTNELRLIAQRYLLQYQEPIPCEQLVTALCDIKQAYTQFGGNEPSFQQETSFCVSLLYIGWDKHYGFQLYQSDPSWKVGGWKXTCIGNNSAAAVSMLKQDYKEGEMTLKTALAVAIKVLNKTMDVSKLSAEKVEIATLTRENGKTVIRVLKQKEVEQLIKQHEEEEAKAEREKKEKEQKEKDNRV from the exons ATG TCTCGAAGATATGACTCCAGAACTACCATATTTTCTCCTGAAG GTCGCCTGTACCAGGTGGAATATGCGATGGAAGCCATTGGACATGCGGGCACTTGCCTGGGAATTCTGGCAAACGATGGagtcctgctggcagcagagagacGCAACATCCACAAGCTGCTCGATGAAGtgtttttctcagagaaaatatACAAACTTAATGA GGACATGGCTTGCAGCGTTGCAGGAATTACTTCAGATGCCAATGTTCTCACCAACGAGCTGCGGCTGATTGCTCAGAG GTATTTGTTACAATATCAAGAGCCCATTCCTTGTGAGCAACTAGTAACAGCACTGTGTGATATCAAGCAGGCTTACACACAGTTTGGAGGTAACGAA CCTTCTTTCCAACAGGAAACGTCCTTTTGTGTGTCATTGCTCTATATTGGCTGG GATAAGCATTATGGATTTCAGCTGTATCAAAGTGATCCTAGTTGGAAAGTTGGAGGCTGGA CTACGTGCATTGGGAATAACAGTGCC GCAGCTGTGTCAATGCTAAAGCAGGACTacaaagaaggagaaatgacCCTAAAGACTGCACTGGCAGTGGCCATCAAGGTCCTGAACAAAACCATGGATGTTAGCAAGCTCTCTGCAGAGAAAG TTGAAATTGCAACACTGACAAGAGAGAACGGAAAGACAGTGATAAGGGTTCTGAAGCAAAAGGAGGTGGAACAATTGATTAAACAacatgaggaggaggaagcgAAAGCTGAAcgtgaaaagaaggaaaaggaacaaaaagagaaGGATAATAGAGTATGA
- the HYKK gene encoding LOW QUALITY PROTEIN: hydroxylysine kinase (The sequence of the model RefSeq protein was modified relative to this genomic sequence to represent the inferred CDS: inserted 2 bases in 2 codons) yields the protein MSSGNDCPPXTVTKPALSEKEAAELVDRVFGLNVSWLRPLPSYDDQNFHVRVSGNGTGAEGAHEYVLKITNSADSQEPELIQVQTQAMMFLSAEGFPSATPYLTKDGSIMSLVSRDPGNQKHMVRLLSYLPGTPVARIATSAQLLYEIGKLAASLDKALAEKFHHPSVKSLHRGQFIWNLANVPLLEQYIYALGQNKYRAVVEQVIEQFKGKVIPKLSSFRACINHGDLNDHNILVDCSSASLENPQYRVSGILDFSDMSYGYYVFEVAIAIMYMMIESPDPLGVGGHVLAGFESVVPLTAEERGALFLLVSGRFAQSLVIAAHRLXLYPENKEYVMITAKTGWKHLMTMFELGQEAVEKKWFETAQAYTHRTPAPLVGGC from the exons ATGTCTTCTGGAAATGACTGTCCAC AGACTGTCACCAAACCAGCGCTGAGTGAGAAAGAAGCAGCTGAGTTGGTTGACAGGGTGTTTGGATTAAATGTGTCTTGGCTGAGGCCGCTCCCCAGCTACGACGATCAGAACTTCCACGTGCGTGTCTCGGGAAACGGCACCGGGGCTGAAGGTGCCCATGAGTATGTCCTCAAAATCACCAACTCGGCTGACAGCCAGGAGCCTGAGCTCATCCAAGTGCAGACCCAGGCCATGATGTTTCTCAGTGCTGAAGGCTTTCCTTCAGCTACTCCTTATCTCACAAAAGATGGTTCCATAATGTCTCTGGTGTCGAGAG ATCCTGGGAACCAGAAGCACATGGTCAGACTGCTGAGCTACCTGCCAGGAACGCCGGTAGCCAGAATTGCCACCAGTGCCCAGCTCCTGTATGAGATCGGTAAACTGGCTGCCAGCCTGGACAAAGCGCTCGCAGAG aaattccATCATCCATCAGTAAAAAGTCTGCATCGAGGTCAGTTCATTTGGAACCTGGCAAATGTTCCTCTTCTAGAGCAGTACATTTATGCCTTGGGCCAGAACAAATACCGTGCAGTTGTGGAACAAGTTATTGAGCAGTTTAAAGGGAAAGTGATACCCAAGCTAAGCAGTTTTCGAGCCT GTATCAATCATGGAGATCTTAATGACCACAACATCCTAGTAGACTGCAGTTCTGCTTCCCTGGAGAACCCCCAGTACAGAGTGTCGGGCATCCTGGACTTCAGCGACATGAGCTATGGGTATTACGTGTTTGAGGTCGCCATAGCCATCATGTACATGATGATCGAGAGCCCAGACCCTCTGGGCGTTGGGGGGCATGTTCTGGCGGGGTTCGAGAGCGTGGTGCCGCTCACGGCTGAGGAGAGAGGGGCCCTGTTCCTCCTGGTGAGCGGCAGGTTCGCGCAGTCGCTCGTCATCGCCGCCCACCGGC TGCTCTACCCGGAGAACAAGGAGTACGTCATGATCACGGCCAAAACCGGCTGGAAACACTTAATGACAATGTTTGAGCTGGGCCAGGAAGCGGTGGAGAAGAAATGGTTTGAGACTGCCCAGGCGTACACGCACCGCACACCTGCCCCGCTGGTCGGTGGCTGTTGA